A single Pan paniscus chromosome 21, NHGRI_mPanPan1-v2.0_pri, whole genome shotgun sequence DNA region contains:
- the WFDC5 gene encoding WAP four-disulfide core domain protein 5, which yields MRTQSLLLLGALLAVGSQLPAVFGRKKGEKSGGCPPDDGPCLLSVPDQCVEDSQCPLTRKCCYRACFRQCVPRVSVKLGSCPEDQLRCLSPMNHLCHKDSDCSGKKRCCHSACGRDCRDPARG from the exons ATGAGGACCCAGAGCCTTCTCCTCCTGGGGGCCCTCCTGGCTGTGGGGAGTCAGCTGCCTGCTGTCTTTGGCAGGAAGAAGGGAG AGAAATCGGGGGGCTGCCCGCCAGATGATGGGCCCTGCCTCCTATCGGTGCCTGACCAGTGCGTGGAAGACAGCCAGTGTCCCTTGACCAGGAAGTGCTGCTACAGAGCTTGCTTCCGCCAGTGCGTCCCCAGGGTCTCTG TGAAGCTGGGCAGCTGCCCAGAGGACCAACTGCGCTGCCTCAGCCCCATGAACCACCTGTGTCACAAGGACTCAGACTGCTCGGGCAAAAAGCGATGCTGCCACAGCGCCTGCGGGCGGGATTGCCGGGATCCTGCCAGAG GCTAA